AAAAAAGCAACTGAAGAAATGTCCTCCTTTATGCCAGACACTATAATAGCTTTAGGTGGTACCCCTGAAATGAGCTCTGCAAAGCTAATGTGGGTACTATATGAACATCCAGAAGTAAAATTTGAAGATCTTGCAATAAAATTTATGGACATAAGAAAGAGAATATATACTTTCCCAAAACTCGGTAAAAAGGCTATGTTAGTTGCAATTACAACTTCTGCTGGTTCCGGTTCTGAGGTTACTCCTTTTGCTTTAGTAACTGACAATAACACTGGAAATAAGTACATGTTAGCAGATTATGAAATGACACCAAATATGGCAATTGTAGATGCAGAACTTATGATGAAAATGCCAAAGGGATTAACCGCTTATTCAGGTATAGATGCACTAGTAAATAGTATAGAAGCATACACATCCGTATATGCTTCAGAATACACAAACGGACTAGCACTAGAGGCAATACGATTAATATTTAAATATTTGCCTGAGGCTTACAAAAACGGAAGAACCAATGAAAAAGCAAGAGAGAAAATGGCTCACGCTTCAACTATGGCAGGTATGGCATCCGCTAATGCATTTCTAGGTCTATGTCATTCCATGGCAATAAAATTAAGTTCAGAACACAATATTCCTAGTGGCATTGCCAATGCATTACTAATAGAAGAAGTAATAAAATTTAACGCAGTTGATAATCCTGTAAAACAAGCCCCTTGCCCACAATATAAGTATCCAAACACCATATTTAGATATGCTCGAATTGCAGATTATATAAAGCTTGGAGGAAATACTGATGAGGAAAAGGTAGATCTCTTAATTAACAAAATACATGAACTAAAAAAAGCTTTAAATATACCAACTTCAATAAAGGATGCAGGTGTTTTGGAGGAAAACTTCTATTCCTCCCTTGATAGAATATCTGAACTTGCACTAGATGATCAATGCACAGGCGCTAATCCTAGATTTCCTCTTACAAGTGAGATAAAAGAAATGTATATAAATTGTTTTAAAAAACAACCTTAAACCTTCATATTTCAACTACTTTTTATAATTTTAATAAAGAATTTAAAAGGAGGGATTAAAATGAACTCTAAAATAATTAGATTTGAAAATTTAAGGTCATTCTTTAAAGATGGGATGACAATTATGATTGGAGGTTTTTTAAACTGTGGCACTCCAACCAAATTAATTGATTTTTTAGTTAATTTAAATATAAAGAATTTAACGATTATAAGTAATGATACATGTTATCCTAATACAGGTATTGGTAAGTTAATATCAAATAATCAAGTAAAAAAGCTTATTGCTTCATATATAGGCAGCAACCCAGATACTGGCAAAAAACTTTTTAATAATGAACTTGAAGTAGAGCTCTCTCCCCAAGGAACTCTAGTGGAAAGAATACGTGCAGGCGGATCTGGCTTAGGTGGTGTACTAACTAAAACAGGTTTAGGAACTTTGATTGAAAAAGGAAAGAAAAAAATATCTATAAATGGAACGGAATATTTGTTAGAGCTACCTCTTACAGCCGATGTAGCATTAATTAAAGGTAGTATTGTAGATGAGGCCGGAAACACCTTCTATAAAGGTACTACTAAAAACTTTAATCCCTATATGGCAATGGCAGCTAAAACCGTAATAGTTGAAGCTGAAAATTTAGTTAGCTGTGAAAAACTAGAAAAGGAAAAAGCAATGACCCCCGGAGTTCTTATAAATTATATAGTAAAGGAGCCTGCATAAAATGATTAATGATAAAAACCTAGCGAAAGAAATAATAGCCAAAAGAGTTGCAAGAGAATTAAAAAATGGTCAACTTGTAAACTTAGGTGTAGGTCTTCCTACCATGGTTGCAGATTATATACCAAAAAATTTCAAAATTACTTTCCAATCAGAAAACGGAATAGTTGGAATGGGCGCTAGTCCTAAAATAAATGAGGCAGATAAAGATGTAGTAAATGCAGGAGGAGACTATACAACAGTACTTCCTGACGGCACATTTTTCGATAGCTCAGTTTCGTTTTCACTAATCCGTGGTGGTCACGTAGATGTTACTGTTTTAGGGGCTCTCCAGGTAGATGAAAAGGGTAATATAGCCAATTGGATTGTTCCTGGAAAAATGCTCTCTGGTATGGGTGGAGCTATGGATTTAGTAAATGGAGCTAAGAAAGTAATAATTGCAATGAGACATACAAATAAAGGTCAACCTAAAATTTTAAAAAAATGTACACTTCCCCTCACGGCAAAGTCTCAAGCAAATCTAATTGTAACAGAACTTGGAGTAATTGAGGTTATTAATGATGGTTTACTTCTCACTGAAATTAATAAAAACACAACCATTGATGAAATAAGGTCTTTAACTGCTGCAGATTTACTCATATCCAATGAACTTAGACCCATGGCTGTTTAGAAAGAAATACTATGAAACAATATTAAAAAAATAAGAGTTACCATTTAAGGTAACTCTTATTTTTATTACTTAAGATAATCATATATAACTTCAGCTCTAGGCAATATTATATCTGCAAGAATGTGAGAGCTAGAAACAATCTCTTTTACTGGCAAATCATTAAGTGGCGCCATAGCGTGATCAAATAACTGCAGTCGAGTTGGTCCTGTCCAAGCTTCATGTACGGTAACATCTGTGATTTTCGCATTTATAAGCTCACATATTCTAGGGCTTCCATCATAATTGGGTATTATTTTCAACATATAATTAGGGCGACAAATTTGATCCTTTGCTTCATTAGCATCTAAGGCTTTATGTTTGTACCCCATTGTAGCTGTCGCAACTCTAAGTTTTCCATAGTCTAAAGTTCCTACTAAAGTATCTGAATCCACAAAAAGCTTTGGATACCCGAGCTTTTTAGGATATGCACTTAATTCCCTTCCTACTGCAATTGCAGGCTCATTATCTAAATACATCATATGAAGATAATCTCCCTTAAC
This DNA window, taken from Clostridium acetobutylicum ATCC 824, encodes the following:
- the ctfA gene encoding butyrate--acetoacetate CoA-transferase subunit A, which gives rise to MNSKIIRFENLRSFFKDGMTIMIGGFLNCGTPTKLIDFLVNLNIKNLTIISNDTCYPNTGIGKLISNNQVKKLIASYIGSNPDTGKKLFNNELEVELSPQGTLVERIRAGGSGLGGVLTKTGLGTLIEKGKKKISINGTEYLLELPLTADVALIKGSIVDEAGNTFYKGTTKNFNPYMAMAAKTVIVEAENLVSCEKLEKEKAMTPGVLINYIVKEPA
- the ctfB gene encoding butyrate--acetoacetate CoA-transferase subunit B, whose protein sequence is MINDKNLAKEIIAKRVARELKNGQLVNLGVGLPTMVADYIPKNFKITFQSENGIVGMGASPKINEADKDVVNAGGDYTTVLPDGTFFDSSVSFSLIRGGHVDVTVLGALQVDEKGNIANWIVPGKMLSGMGGAMDLVNGAKKVIIAMRHTNKGQPKILKKCTLPLTAKSQANLIVTELGVIEVINDGLLLTEINKNTTIDEIRSLTAADLLISNELRPMAV
- a CDS encoding acetoacetate decarboxylase is translated as MLKDEVIKQISTPLTSPAFPRGPYKFHNREYFNIVYRTDMDALRKVVPEPLEIDEPLVRFEIMAMHDTSGLGCYTESGQAIPVSFNGVKGDYLHMMYLDNEPAIAVGRELSAYPKKLGYPKLFVDSDTLVGTLDYGKLRVATATMGYKHKALDANEAKDQICRPNYMLKIIPNYDGSPRICELINAKITDVTVHEAWTGPTRLQLFDHAMAPLNDLPVKEIVSSSHILADIILPRAEVIYDYLK